Genomic DNA from Nitrosarchaeum koreense MY1:
AGCAAGAATAGAAATTGACGAGTCAAAAAAAGACCCTCTAGATTTTGCTTTATGGAAATTTTCTAATGAAAATCCACTTTGGGATAGTCCATGGGGAAAAGGTAGACCTGGGTGGCATATTGAATGTTCTGCAATGAGCATAAAGTATCTTGGAGAAAATTTTGACATACATGGAGGTGGGAGAGATCTGATATTCCCACATCATGAAAATGAAATTGCACAATCAGAATCATACACGACAAAACAATTTGCAAAAATTTGGATACATGTAGGAATGGTCACTATTAACGGAGAAAAGATGTCAAAATCACTTGGCAACATAAAATCAATAAAACATGTATTAGATAATTGGGGATCAAACATCATTAGATTATTTTGCTTGTCAGGACACTATTCAAAACCAATAGACTATTCTGAGGAATTATTAAAAGAGAATCTAATAAAATGGCGTCAGGTAGAATCTTGCTATTATGAATTAATTCACACAAGTAATTCATCAAATTCAGGTGAAATTAAATTATTAATTAACAACATAGGCAAAGAGTTTGATAATTCCTTAGAGTCAGACATCAATACACATCTTGCTCTTTCAGCATTTTTCAAACTTGTAAAAGAGGTAAACTATATGGCTGCAGAAGAAAAATTGAATTCAACAGACGCAAAAATAATCATTCCAGAATTTGAAAGAATGCTTGATATTTTAGGACTTGTAATTCCAAAAATTACGCCAAATGAAAAAAATGAAATTGATAATATGATCATAACAAGAGAACAATTAAGAAAAGAAAAAAAATTTCAAGAAGCAGACAACATTAGAGATAAACTCAATGAAATGAATATTGAATTAATTGATCATAAAGGAAAAACAATTTGGATTAGAAAAGAAAAGATCAAGGCAGACATATAATTCATTTACAGAAAAAACATCATCTACTAAAAATTAGTCCGGTCTAATTAGTCCCGTCTAATTTTAACATTGTTTAATAATTAACAAAAATAAACTAAATTATGAATGCATGGACTAAATTTTGGAATTGGTATGAAAATAAGATTTTAGGTAGTGTCATCATAATTGCGATAATACAGTTTATTCAGATTCCACATATGATTTGGAATGCAGATTTGATGTTAGAAGCAGGATATGTTTCAAGAGTTCACCCATTAATTGACTGGTTACTATATGGAGTAGATTTAATCGAAATAATTTCAATCGTAAATGTAGGAATGATTATGTTTAGTCTGATTAAAAAAAGAAGAGAAAACCAATCCATAAAGACTATTAAAAAAGAGTGAATTAACTCCGGTACAAATAGAGGAAGGATTACAGTGAACTATGTCGTTATTTTGTGAAAAATGCAATAATCGAAGATTGCCAAAATGGGATAAAGTGGAAAATAAAACAAAGTGGCTTTGTGAAACTTGTTGCAATTATGTTGATGATAAAAACAATATAATAGATCAATATCAAAAATAGTTAAAATTTAATCAATTATTTTTTTGATGCACTAACCAAAGAGACCACATCTCTATCTCTGAGCTGATAATCCACAGGCAACCGCAAGTTATATCTCAAGTCCTTTCCATATAGGAGTCCTTTTGTCAGATCTGTGTGAATTTCTTTTGCTAGATCAGCAATTGTTGCACCAGCTTTGAGCAATATCAAGTCAGGCAAAACACGCCCTTTTTTATCAGCTAAAAGTTTTTCGTCAGCCACAGGATAAATTGAATTCATCTTTAGTAGTTTGAATACTGCCACGTTAATTGCAAATTGAACACCTGTTCGCATATATTCGCCCATTATCCCTTTTTTAATAAAATCCAAAGCGTTAATCTGTTTTTCATTAAGATCTTCTGATTTTATTATTTCAAATTGTTCAGAACCTGGAGAATATTTGATCAATCCCTTTTGTTCAGCTCTTCTTAAACTAAATTCACTATCTCCGCTAACAGGAATTACAATAGAATCATTGAATCGTTCTCGCAATCTAGCAAAATTTTTGTCTGCACCTTCCACATCAATTTTATTTGCAACAATGAGTGTTGGTTTTGAAATTTTTCTAATATATGATGCAAGTTTTTTTGTATCAACCATATCGAAATTATCAAACTCTTTATCGCCCAACCCAAGTTTTAATAATGAATCTTTCACATGAATTGGATTAACACCAATTCCACGATAAAGATCAGTGATTGCATCTACAATACTTGAACCGGTTCGAATTGACTTTGATACTTTATCTCTATTTCCCTCTAAAATTTTATGGTACCATAAAATTAATTCCTCTTCAATATCTGCAAAATCAGATATTGGATCCCCACTACCAACCTCGGTAATTTTTCCAGATGAATCTATACCGCCAGATGCATCAACAACATGAAGTAATGCATCGGATTGAGCAGCAATTGAAAGAAATTGGTTTCCTAATCCTTTTCCCTTCCATGCATCTTTGATAAGACCAGGTAAATCAATTAATTCAACTGGGATGTATCTCCACCCGTCAACGCATTTTGAATTATTAGGATTATCTTGTATTTTAAACTCTGGATGAACACATAAAGTAATTGCATGTGCAACGCCAGAAACAGGTTTTTTTGTTGTAAATGGATAAGAAGATATTTCTTCAGACGATAAAGTGGCAGCATTGTAAAAAGTTGTTTTACCAGTATTTGTTTTACCTATTAATCCAAGTTTAATTGGCATGGTTTATTTGTAATCTAAGAATATTTATCTCTGCCTAGATATCAGAGTCATTGATTTTTTTGGTTATCTTTTCTAGGGATTGTGTTAATTCCTTTATTGACCATTCGATGTCACTAGCATCTTTTTTAGATAATTCACTTTTCCATTTTTCTAAAACAATATTTGCTATTTCTGAACAGTTGTAAAGCAGATTCCAATATGGATGATGTTCTGCTGTTGAATATGCAAGCTCTGTTACATCAATTAATCCATTTTTCGCGCGTGCCAACGCTGTAATGTTTTCACCAAAAATTTTTACAATATCAACATCTAGATCTTTTTGTACCTTTAGCGGAGTATTATTTTTTTCATGTTTATTTACTAATTCGTGCAATTCGTTGTAAAAAATATCAAAAGTCATAATTAAGATAATCTCTGATGTTCTGCCAGCATACATCTATTAAATACAATTTTTATTCCATTATCTCTAGCCAAGTTTTCGGCTTCAACATTATGGATTCCTTCTTGAAGCCAAATTACCTTAGGTTTTTTCTTAATAGATTCTTTCACTACAGGAAGTACTTGATCAGATGGTCTAAACACATCAATGATATCAACATCATCAACAACTTCAGAAATTGTACTAAAACATTTTTTACCTAAAATCTCATCAGTGGTAGGATTTACTGGAATTATAGTAAATCCATGTTCAGATAAATATTTTGGAACATAATATGCCGCCTTATGTTCATTTTTAGACATGCCAATTACTGCAACACGTGTTAAGGAAAGAATATCTCTTATTTCATCATCGGTATAAGAATCGCGTTCCATGAAAAAATTAAAGCAGTGTAGGATATAATTTTTAAAGGAAATAGCATGGTATTTTAACAACTGGGAAAATTAAACGACATGGAATCTATGCCAGAAGAACCAAAAGACGTAGTGGTATTAGGAGCAATTGCAAGAGGAATTAAAAAATTCGATAAAATACAAAAAGCAGCCCAGATTGACGGGGAAGAACTAAACGAAATTCTTGAGAAATTAGAAAAAAGAGAACTAATACAGGTAGAAGAAAAAAAAGGATTATTTGGAAAAAAAATTGAGCTTAAAATTACAGATAAAGGAACAAAAGAATTAGAAGAGAGGATTCACGAATTACAAGATAAATGGAATCAAATGTCCTTACTGTACAAAAGTGGGGATAAAGAAAAACTAAAACAATACATGGACGATAACAAATCAATTCTTCCCACTATGATGTTTTTTGGAATAATGGACATTATGATGTTTTCAATGATGTTTAGTATGATGGGTATGATGATGACAGACTATGTACCGGCAGAAAGCATTCCAAATGACATGGGTGGGGAAACTGCATCAGATGGAGGAATGGATTCTGATGGTGGTGGGTTTGACTTTGATGTCGGATTCTAAGTTGATGTTTTATATCACGAATAAAAAATAAATCCAAATGGCATATAGTTCGTATGATAACCAAGGAATAGTCAAAGTACTATCATTTCTAAAATCCCACAATACAGAATATCTTTCAGGTCAAGATTTGAGTGACGTATTAAGAATAAGTCGAGTTGCAGTTTGGAAACATATTAAAAAAATCAGAGAGTTAGGATATAAAATAGAATCAAAACAAAAGCTAGGATATAGATTAGAATCAAGCAGTGATAAATTACTTCCATGGGAGATAACATCGGGATTAAAGACCAAAATGTTTGGAAAGCATACGTATTATTTTGATTCAGTGGATTCAACTCAAAACCAGGCAATGAAAATGGCATCAAGGGCAGTTCATGGCACATTGATCATTGCAGAAAAACAAACTAGTGGAAAAGGAAGGCTGGGAAGAAAATGGATTTCACCCAAAGGGGGAATATGGCTATCTATAATTCTACATCCAAAATTTGACATGTCGGTAATCACATTATTTCCAATAGCTTCTGCACTTGCATTATCAAACGCAATTGAGAAAACATTAAACATAAAATCGGAGTTAAAATGGCCAAATGACATTACAATTAATGGTAAAAAAGTCGCTGGAATGTTAGTTGATGCATCTATAGAGTCAAACAAAATTGAAAATATGATTCTCGGAGTTGGAATAAATTATAATGTGGAGGTTAAACAAATTGAAAAAATTCTAAAAAATACTCCAAATTTTTATGGAGTTGCATCATTAAATGAACACCACAAAACAATAAAACCAGTGTTACTAGTTCAATCATTTTTATTGGAATTAGAAGAAATTTTTAATCTATTGAACAAAGGAGAAATTAAAAAAATAATCAAAGACTGGACAAAAAAATCATCTACCATAGGTCAAAATATAGAATTAATTACAGAAGAGGGGAAAATAAAAGGCAAAGCAATCAAAATAGATAATGACGGAGCATTAGTCATATCATCTAATGAAAAAAATAAAAGAATCACATCAGGAGATATAACTCATATTATAAAATAAGATATTACAAATTATTTTTTAATGATTTTTTTATTTACAGGTTTCTTCTTGTTCTTTGACACACTAGATTTATCATCAGAGATTAGTTTTGACTGTTCTTTGAGAAGATTTTTTAGATCATTTTGGATATCAAAAACAGCATCAACCATTTCCTCGAGGGCTTTTGAATATTGGCGATAGACAGATAGTAATTCTGACTGCTTTTTAGTTATCTTTGAAAAATACTCATTTGAGCGTAAAAGATTAGCAGACGTGATTAATTCAGGCATATCAGATATTGGCCCTCCAAGTTCATCTAATTCTGATTGAATATCTTGAATTTGCTTACGAAGTTCATAAATAATTTTACCCACGCCTAATTTACTCAATCTAAGATTTTGTAATTGTTAGAAGATTAAAGATTTACTGAAAATAATAGAACACTCAGCAAAAGTGACAAAAATCTATCAAAAAATACAAAGCATCTCAAAATAGAAATAAATTATAACCAAAGTACAAGTATCAGAGTCATTGTCGATGCGCATATTATGTGGAATTTTATTATTTGCCAGTTTTATTTCAATACCAGTATTTGCTCAAACTACATTTGATTCACAATCAATGTTCAAACAAGCTAATGAACACTTTTCAAAAGGAGAGTATAATCAAGCAGTTGTAATTTATGATGAAATTTTAGAAGAGATTCCAAATAACATATCCACAATGAAGATGAAAGCCATTGCACTAAGCAATTCAGGATATCATGATAGATCACTTAAAGAATTCTTCAAAATTCTTCAGGAAAAACCAAATGATGTGACTTCACTCATCGGCATGGGTGTTGGTTTTGGAAATTTGGGGGAATATCAAGAATCAAAATATTATTTTGAAAAAGCATTGAATGAAAAACCAGACAGTATAGTAATTAATAATTATAAAGAATTTACAGATAAGGTAATTGCAAAATATCCATATACTCCAACAGAAAAGCCTGTGGATCTTAGAAATGAAGGGACAGTGCAAATTCCAGAATGGGTCAAGTTAATTGCAAAATGGTGGTCAGAAAAGCAAATTGAAGATTCAGAATTCACATCGGCATTATTATTTATGATTGAAAACAAAATAATACAAATTCCAATCATTGAAACAAAATCATCGACAGAGAATAAAATACCAGATTGGATAAGAAATAACGCTTCGTGGTGGGCTCAAAATACAATAAATGATCAAGATTTTGTTTCAGGAATTCAATACATGATGGAAAAAGGCATTATAGTTGTAGATATTAAAAAATCACAAGAGGAAATTCAAAAAGATAAAGACTATGAATATAGTTTGTTTGAAAAATATATTCGTAGTATTTCAAAAAATGTTTCAGATGAAAAAAGATATATCGAATATCCAAATCCAAGTGGAGATGTTATAAAAAAATTCCTCAGAGATTATACAAAGTGGAATTTTGAAGAAGAAGCAA
This window encodes:
- a CDS encoding redox-regulated ATPase YchF; the encoded protein is MPIKLGLIGKTNTGKTTFYNAATLSSEEISSYPFTTKKPVSGVAHAITLCVHPEFKIQDNPNNSKCVDGWRYIPVELIDLPGLIKDAWKGKGLGNQFLSIAAQSDALLHVVDASGGIDSSGKITEVGSGDPISDFADIEEELILWYHKILEGNRDKVSKSIRTGSSIVDAITDLYRGIGVNPIHVKDSLLKLGLGDKEFDNFDMVDTKKLASYIRKISKPTLIVANKIDVEGADKNFARLRERFNDSIVIPVSGDSEFSLRRAEQKGLIKYSPGSEQFEIIKSEDLNEKQINALDFIKKGIMGEYMRTGVQFAINVAVFKLLKMNSIYPVADEKLLADKKGRVLPDLILLKAGATIADLAKEIHTDLTKGLLYGKDLRYNLRLPVDYQLRDRDVVSLVSASKK
- the cysS gene encoding cysteine--tRNA ligase; protein product: MKLQDTLSNSEQTLEVSKKIRIYLCGVTVYDESHIGHARTIIVFDVLRKYLESKKIEVEFIQNFTDVDDKIINRAKTENTTAEQISSKYIQRYFSDFDELNVKRATNYPKATEHIEDIKNFISKLIEKGIAYVSKNGVYFSVAKFPQYGKLSKKKIDELQSGARIEIDESKKDPLDFALWKFSNENPLWDSPWGKGRPGWHIECSAMSIKYLGENFDIHGGGRDLIFPHHENEIAQSESYTTKQFAKIWIHVGMVTINGEKMSKSLGNIKSIKHVLDNWGSNIIRLFCLSGHYSKPIDYSEELLKENLIKWRQVESCYYELIHTSNSSNSGEIKLLINNIGKEFDNSLESDINTHLALSAFFKLVKEVNYMAAEEKLNSTDAKIIIPEFERMLDILGLVIPKITPNEKNEIDNMIITREQLRKEKKFQEADNIRDKLNEMNIELIDHKGKTIWIRKEKIKADI
- a CDS encoding CoA-binding protein; protein product: MERDSYTDDEIRDILSLTRVAVIGMSKNEHKAAYYVPKYLSEHGFTIIPVNPTTDEILGKKCFSTISEVVDDVDIIDVFRPSDQVLPVVKESIKKKPKVIWLQEGIHNVEAENLARDNGIKIVFNRCMLAEHQRLS
- a CDS encoding matrixin family metalloprotease, with protein sequence MRILCGILLFASFISIPVFAQTTFDSQSMFKQANEHFSKGEYNQAVVIYDEILEEIPNNISTMKMKAIALSNSGYHDRSLKEFFKILQEKPNDVTSLIGMGVGFGNLGEYQESKYYFEKALNEKPDSIVINNYKEFTDKVIAKYPYTPTEKPVDLRNEGTVQIPEWVKLIAKWWSEKQIEDSEFTSALLFMIENKIIQIPIIETKSSTENKIPDWIRNNASWWAQNTINDQDFVSGIQYMMEKGIIVVDIKKSQEEIQKDKDYEYSLFEKYIRSISKNVSDEKRYIEYPNPSGDVIKKFLRDYTKWNFEEEAKTASSNFPDPTYEIVDGVYIVNYKVFINEQPSGLPLDHVSTLKNSFTFWEKQELSSEGNKVKMIFEITSQKHEANVWVTWVVRDIGEGVLGHAHLGKGVVEVTLGDYNCDGRFQLYDVKTVETIMTHELGHSIGLTHVSDPNNIMYTSLKPNYAYCLLG
- a CDS encoding biotin--[acetyl-CoA-carboxylase] ligase; the protein is MAYSSYDNQGIVKVLSFLKSHNTEYLSGQDLSDVLRISRVAVWKHIKKIRELGYKIESKQKLGYRLESSSDKLLPWEITSGLKTKMFGKHTYYFDSVDSTQNQAMKMASRAVHGTLIIAEKQTSGKGRLGRKWISPKGGIWLSIILHPKFDMSVITLFPIASALALSNAIEKTLNIKSELKWPNDITINGKKVAGMLVDASIESNKIENMILGVGINYNVEVKQIEKILKNTPNFYGVASLNEHHKTIKPVLLVQSFLLELEEIFNLLNKGEIKKIIKDWTKKSSTIGQNIELITEEGKIKGKAIKIDNDGALVISSNEKNKRITSGDITHIIK